The following coding sequences are from one Bufo bufo chromosome 2, aBufBuf1.1, whole genome shotgun sequence window:
- the LOC120990777 gene encoding olfactory receptor 6N1-like, whose translation MEIGYTSVTMPKMLRDLVSDDKRIPVSACIAQLYFFFVLGGIENYFLAVMAYDRYLAICNPLRYTTIMNNRFCLQLAVMCWLSSFTSSIIPIYFLSKLSFCGRNKIDNFFCDASPIFNLSCTDTSLLKNYFFILVWLVVFSCLFFIILSYIHIILVILKIPTNKGRKKVFSTCGSHFTVVIMYYGSVIAMYVRPDHGYTFVFDKCLSVFYAIVTPFLNPIIYSLKNKNIREAFYRIIRNYHCGRKLENPDETHANMGKTYKLPANNVLGFEHRTLILKDSSASH comes from the exons ATGGAAATTGGTTACACATCAGTCACTATGCCCAAAATGCTGAGAGATTTAGTGTCtgatgataaaagaattcctgTTTCTGCCTGTATTGCTCAGCTATATTTCTTTTTTGTCTTGGGGGGTATTGAAAATTACTTTCTGGCAGTAATGGCTTATGATCGATATCTGGCTATTTGTAACCCTCTGAGATATACAACAATAATGAATAACAGATTTTGTCTTCAGTTAGCAGTGATGTGTTGGCTTTCCAGCTTCACAAGTTCAATAAttcctatatattttttaagtaaatTGTCCTTCTGTGGAAGAAATAAGATTGATAACTTTTTCTGTGATGCATCCCCAATTTTTAATCTCTCTTGCACAGACACTTCACTTCTAAAAAACTACTTTTTTATTCTTGTGTGGTTAGTTGTGTTCAGTTGTTTgttctttattattttatcatacATTCATAtaattttagttattttaaagatACCCACTAATAAAGGTCGCAAAAAGGTGTTTTCTACATGTGGATCTCACTTCACTGTGGTCATTATGTATTATGGCTCGGTTATAGCAATGTACGTAAGGCCAGATCATGGATACACTTTTGTATTTGACAAATGTCTTTCAGTATTCTATGCAATCGTAACTCCATTTTTAAATCCCATAATTTATAGCTTGAAGAACAAAAATATTAGAGAAGCT ttttatcgCATTATCAGAAATTATcattgtgggaggaaactggagaacccAGATGAAACCCATGCAAATATGGGGAAAACATACAAGCTCCCTGCAAACAATGTCCTTGGATTTGAACATAGGACCTTAATTCTGAAAGACAGCAGTGCTAGCCACTGA